One Castanea sativa cultivar Marrone di Chiusa Pesio chromosome 4, ASM4071231v1 DNA window includes the following coding sequences:
- the LOC142632841 gene encoding metalloendoproteinase 5-MMP-like, giving the protein MRVSWTQLFHSHGHYLSLFMSIILLLLVIQPNRGHSFKSLQHLEGTHKGQTVKGLHEIKHYLSAFGYLKLNHSIGLSNDHASVKDKDEFDEHLERAIKSFQKNFHLNVTGRLDSSTLDNMMTPRCGVTDDNMSPNYAFFDGKPKWNKNYLNYTFDSSVTLEVLIRAGECLQLTGDFFGIIRDDQAFDGPGNVLAHAAPPTIGKMHFDADENWSIDNPNGDQLDLVSVATHEIGHILGLQHSTNVDAIMYPFMNRGMTKRELTDDDIDGIAALYVPARKT; this is encoded by the exons ATGCGTGTTTCTTGGACACAACTATTCCATAGCCATGGCcactatctctctctttttatgtCAATTATACTTCTCCTTCTCGTAATACAGCCTAATAGAGGACACTCTTTCAAGTCCCTCCAACATCTTGAGGGAACTCACAAAGGCCAAACAGTGAAAGGACTGCATGAGATCAAACACTATCTCAGTGCATTCGGCTACTTAAAGTTAAACCACAGCATTGGATTAAGCAATGATCATGCTAGTGTAAAAGATAAGGATGAGTTCGATGAACATTTGGAACGTGCAATAAaatcttttcaaaagaattttcatCTCAACGTTACGGGGAGGCTCGACTCCAGCACTCTCGATAATATGATGACTCCACGATGTGGAGTAACTGATGACAACATGAGTCCGAATTATGCATTTTTCGATGGAAAGCCAAAATGGAATAAGAACTATCTCAATTATACCTTTGATTCAAGTGTCACGCTAGAG gtgttgaTTCGAGCtggagagtgcttgcaacttactggtgattttttcggcatcatcagagATGATCAAGCATTTGATGGACCTGGTAATGTTTTAGCTCATGCTGCTCCACCAACTATAGGAAAAATGCACTTTGATGCCGATGAGAACTGGAGCATTGATAACCCAAATGGTGATCAACTTGACTTGGTATCGGTGGCCACACACGAAATCGGGCACATTCTTGGACTTCAACATAGTACAAACGTAGATGCTATTATGTATCCTTTTATGAACCGTGGAATGACAAAAAGAGAACTGACCGATGATGATATTGATGGGATAGCAGCTTTGTATGTCCCGGCTCGCAAAACATGA